Genomic DNA from Prunus persica cultivar Lovell chromosome G1, Prunus_persica_NCBIv2, whole genome shotgun sequence:
GCGTGCCGCAGTCGCAGTCGTTGAGGAGACTACGGTGGGGTCGGTTGCACAGGGTCGGGTCCAGAGAGGTAGGGCTGCGAAGGAGAGGGAAGCAAAGCGCGAGTTGGAGAAAGAAAATGCTGAGGCGATTGAGGCCGTAGGGAATCGAAGGCGGGGCCGACCGCGCAAAGCTAGGGTTTTGAAGAGTGAGGTTGAAGATGAGAAGCCGGTGGAGGAAAATTTGGTTCCGGAAATGAGTACGAGGCGAACTCGGAGCTCAAAGAATGAGGAATTGGGAAAGATTCCAGGTAATTCTGGTGTAGATGGTGGAGAGGTGAAGATTGAGCCAAAAAGGACACGTGGCGGtgcgaggaggaggaagaatgTACCAGAGGAGCTACCGGTGTGTGATAAACCTGATGTTCCTGAGCAGAGAGACTGTGTAATAATTGATGTGAAGGACGATGAGGCTTCAAAAGAGCTGAATTTTGAGGAAGAGAAACATGAAGAGGCTGGTAAAGAGTTTAATGTTAGAGTAGAGAGTGGTGATAAGGTTGACAATGGAAGTGCGAGTGGTGATAAGGTTGACAATGGAAGTGCGAGTGGTGATAAAGGTGAGAATGGAAGTGGGAGGGGTGGCAAGGGTGACAATGG
This window encodes:
- the LOC18788587 gene encoding FHA domain-containing protein At4g14490, producing the protein MEPLALKLIMVQGPREGETLDFGPRSKVRIGRVVRGNNLPIKDSGISSKHLSIEYESGKWVLRDLESSNGTLLNDTKVTPNTPLDLNDGDEIKIGEYTSITVKFDGYEESRLRRNPRRAAVAVVEETTVGSVAQGRVQRGRAAKEREAKRELEKENAEAIEAVGNRRRGRPRKARVLKSEVEDEKPVEENLVPEMSTRRTRSSKNEELGKIPGNSGVDGGEVKIEPKRTRGGARRRKNVPEELPVCDKPDVPEQRDCVIIDVKDDEASKELNFEEEKHEEAGKEFNVRVESGDKVDNGSASGDKVDNGSASGDKGENGSGRGGKGDNGSSSGVKGDNGSGSGSGVNESCDLEKMTLGQWFDFLEVHLPKQIIDETEEVIGEMVEKAKRLQEYMAQQKEKGHVLVG